The Neofelis nebulosa isolate mNeoNeb1 chromosome 16, mNeoNeb1.pri, whole genome shotgun sequence genome includes a window with the following:
- the TSEN54 gene encoding tRNA-splicing endonuclease subunit Sen54 isoform X2: MEPEPAEVEVPAGRVLSARELLAARSRSQKLPPRSHGPKDFLPDGSAAQAERLRQCREELWQLLAEERVERLGSLVAAEWRPEEGFVELKSPAGKFWQTMGFSEQGRQRLHPEEALYLLECGSIQLFHQDLPLSIQEAYQLLLSEDTMTFLQYQVFSHLKRLGYVVRRFQPSSILSPYERQLNLDGSALCLEDRNGKRKRRSSSSRSINKKAKALENPLQGVDETTESLTTSSPPPCNQNSRCPEEKPQESSPVKGPTGPSLLLGALEPWPGLANEGGGCSQQSGKVENGVKGVRKPRWNFGHISFPNMASDSRHTLLLAPAPELLPANVAGRETDAESWCQKLNQRKEKLSRREREQQAEAQRFREDVNADPEVQCCSSWQEYKQLLQRRHLQKSQSRPAHLWDQPVHPLLSPGQADSPATVLQQISVLQTTHLADGGTWLLEKSGGLEISFDIYQADAVATFRKNNPGKPYARMCISGFDEPVPDLCTLKRLSYQSGDIPLIFALVDHGDISFYSFRDFTLPRDLEH, encoded by the exons ATGGAGCCCGAGCCCGCCGAGGTGGAGGTTCCCGCCGGGCGCGTGCTCAG tgCCCGGGAGCTCCTCGCCGCCCGCTCGCGGTCCCAGAAGCTGCCTCCGCGCTCGCATGGGCCCAAGGACTTCCTCCCCGACGGCTCGGCGGCCCAGGCCGAGAGGCTGCGCCAGTGCCGCGAGGAGCTGTGGCAGCTGCTGGCGGAGGAGCGCGTGGAGCGCCT GGGCAGTTTGGTGGCTGCCGAGTGGAGACCAGAAGAGGGCTTCGTGGAATTGAAGTCTCCAGCG GGTAAATTCTGGCAGACCATGGGCTTCTCAGAGCAGGGCCGGCAGCGACTTCACCCCGAAGAGGCCTTATATCTGCTGGAGTGT GGCTCCATCCAGCTTTTCCACCAAGACCTGCCACTGTCTATTCAGGAGGCCTACCAGCTACTGCTGAGTGAGGACACCATGACTTTCCTGCAATACCAG GTCTTCAGCCACCTGAAGAGACTGGGCTATGTGGTTCGACGATTCCAACCAAG CTCCATCCTGTCCCCTTATGAGAGACAGCTGAATTTGGATGGCAGTGCCCTGTGCTTGGAGGATCGGAATggcaagaggaagaggaggagctcCAGCTCTCG GTCCATTAATAAGAAGGCCAAGGCCCTGGAGAATCCCCTACAGGGGGTGGATGAGACAACTGAGAGCCTGACAACCTCCAGCCCACCTCCCTGCAACCAGAACAGCCGATGCCCAGAGGAGAAACCTCAAGAGTCGAGCCCTGTAAAGGGTCCAACGGGTCCCTCTCTGCTTTTGGGAGCCCTGGAGCCCTGGCCAGGCCTGGCCAACGAGGGGGGTGGGTGCAGCCAGCAGAGTGGCAAAGTAGAGAATGGGGTCAAGGGGGTTCGTAAGCCACGCTGGAACTTTGGGCACATTTCCTTCCCCAACATGGCTTCAGACAGCCGCCACACCCTCCTgctggccccagccccagagctgCTCCCAGCGAACGTCGCTGGGCGGGAGACAGATGCTGAATCCTGGTGCCAGAAGCTGAACCAAAGGAAGGAGAAGCTCTCCAGGCGAGAACGGGAGCAACAAGCAGAGGCCCAACGCTTCCGGGAAGATGTAAACGCAGATCCCGAGGTGCAGTGCTGCTCCAGCTGGCAGGAGTACAAGCAGCTGCTGCAGCGGAGGCACCTGCAGAAGAGCCAGAGCCGCCCCGCACACCTGTGGGACCAGCCGGTCCACCCCTTGCTGAGTCCTGGCCAGGCAGACTCCCCAG CCACAGTGCTTCAACAGATCTCTGTGCTGCAGACCACACACCTCGCCGATGGAGGTACATG GTTGCTGGAGAAGTCTGGAGGCTTGGAGATCAGCTTTGACATTTACCAGGCTGATGCTGTGGCCACATTCCGAAAGAATAACCCTGGCAAGCCCTACGCCCGGATGTGCATTAGTGG ATTTGATGAGCCAGTTCCAGATCTCTGTACCCTCAAGCGGTTG
- the TSEN54 gene encoding tRNA-splicing endonuclease subunit Sen54 isoform X1, translating to MEPEPAEVEVPAGRVLSARELLAARSRSQKLPPRSHGPKDFLPDGSAAQAERLRQCREELWQLLAEERVERLGSLVAAEWRPEEGFVELKSPAGKFWQTMGFSEQGRQRLHPEEALYLLECGSIQLFHQDLPLSIQEAYQLLLSEDTMTFLQYQVFSHLKRLGYVVRRFQPSSILSPYERQLNLDGSALCLEDRNGKRKRRSSSSRTLEAVGVRGTCALQQSGADVLDFLPTSLRSINKKAKALENPLQGVDETTESLTTSSPPPCNQNSRCPEEKPQESSPVKGPTGPSLLLGALEPWPGLANEGGGCSQQSGKVENGVKGVRKPRWNFGHISFPNMASDSRHTLLLAPAPELLPANVAGRETDAESWCQKLNQRKEKLSRREREQQAEAQRFREDVNADPEVQCCSSWQEYKQLLQRRHLQKSQSRPAHLWDQPVHPLLSPGQADSPATVLQQISVLQTTHLADGGTWLLEKSGGLEISFDIYQADAVATFRKNNPGKPYARMCISGFDEPVPDLCTLKRLSYQSGDIPLIFALVDHGDISFYSFRDFTLPRDLEH from the exons ATGGAGCCCGAGCCCGCCGAGGTGGAGGTTCCCGCCGGGCGCGTGCTCAG tgCCCGGGAGCTCCTCGCCGCCCGCTCGCGGTCCCAGAAGCTGCCTCCGCGCTCGCATGGGCCCAAGGACTTCCTCCCCGACGGCTCGGCGGCCCAGGCCGAGAGGCTGCGCCAGTGCCGCGAGGAGCTGTGGCAGCTGCTGGCGGAGGAGCGCGTGGAGCGCCT GGGCAGTTTGGTGGCTGCCGAGTGGAGACCAGAAGAGGGCTTCGTGGAATTGAAGTCTCCAGCG GGTAAATTCTGGCAGACCATGGGCTTCTCAGAGCAGGGCCGGCAGCGACTTCACCCCGAAGAGGCCTTATATCTGCTGGAGTGT GGCTCCATCCAGCTTTTCCACCAAGACCTGCCACTGTCTATTCAGGAGGCCTACCAGCTACTGCTGAGTGAGGACACCATGACTTTCCTGCAATACCAG GTCTTCAGCCACCTGAAGAGACTGGGCTATGTGGTTCGACGATTCCAACCAAG CTCCATCCTGTCCCCTTATGAGAGACAGCTGAATTTGGATGGCAGTGCCCTGTGCTTGGAGGATCGGAATggcaagaggaagaggaggagctcCAGCTCTCG GACCCTGGAGGCAGTAGGCGTGCGTGGGACGTGTGCACTTCAGCAATCGGGAGCAGATGTGCTGGATTTCCTCCCCACGTCCCTCAGGTCCATTAATAAGAAGGCCAAGGCCCTGGAGAATCCCCTACAGGGGGTGGATGAGACAACTGAGAGCCTGACAACCTCCAGCCCACCTCCCTGCAACCAGAACAGCCGATGCCCAGAGGAGAAACCTCAAGAGTCGAGCCCTGTAAAGGGTCCAACGGGTCCCTCTCTGCTTTTGGGAGCCCTGGAGCCCTGGCCAGGCCTGGCCAACGAGGGGGGTGGGTGCAGCCAGCAGAGTGGCAAAGTAGAGAATGGGGTCAAGGGGGTTCGTAAGCCACGCTGGAACTTTGGGCACATTTCCTTCCCCAACATGGCTTCAGACAGCCGCCACACCCTCCTgctggccccagccccagagctgCTCCCAGCGAACGTCGCTGGGCGGGAGACAGATGCTGAATCCTGGTGCCAGAAGCTGAACCAAAGGAAGGAGAAGCTCTCCAGGCGAGAACGGGAGCAACAAGCAGAGGCCCAACGCTTCCGGGAAGATGTAAACGCAGATCCCGAGGTGCAGTGCTGCTCCAGCTGGCAGGAGTACAAGCAGCTGCTGCAGCGGAGGCACCTGCAGAAGAGCCAGAGCCGCCCCGCACACCTGTGGGACCAGCCGGTCCACCCCTTGCTGAGTCCTGGCCAGGCAGACTCCCCAG CCACAGTGCTTCAACAGATCTCTGTGCTGCAGACCACACACCTCGCCGATGGAGGTACATG GTTGCTGGAGAAGTCTGGAGGCTTGGAGATCAGCTTTGACATTTACCAGGCTGATGCTGTGGCCACATTCCGAAAGAATAACCCTGGCAAGCCCTACGCCCGGATGTGCATTAGTGG ATTTGATGAGCCAGTTCCAGATCTCTGTACCCTCAAGCGGTTG